TACTCTTCGATAGTCTTCTAAACTATTCGCAATCAAATGCAAAGATAagtaaatcattttattttctcttgaaTCTACTTATTCAATGAGAGAAAAGGATAAAACagatgtattttggtgttacaATCAAATGCTATTTTATCTATCGTATTTAGTTTTAGTAGATCTCTACACCCTTAATTTTTGCACATGGAAAACCAACAATTCAGCACTAAACAGAAGCCTTGCATATTGCAAATGTGGCGATCCATAAGTTGTCCATATCAGCATACCACATAGGACGGCCAACAATGACTAGACGCCACTTTGGCAATTTTCAGTAGCAATTGGCTAGAAGAACTTCATTAGAATTTCGcgtaaagatttaggactaaattgggaaaattgaaaagtttaaaattcaattgacaTCTATATAATAGGTTTTAGACCAATTTAATAATTATCCCCCCTAACACTTGAATATATCGACATGGTAATATTAACATCTTAGACAACACACGTCTTCTTTTTTCAGTTCTCCCTAGAAAATAAAGATATGTGCTGATTGAACGAATTGTGCTAAATATCAACATCTAATTTTATTGTGCGGGAACTCGCAGATTTTTGCTACGTGCGAGAAATCATatagagagacaaaaaaaaaaaaaaaagcaataggcTTATGGAGAAATTTGATAGAAAGAAAAACTTGGCCTtggcaaaaagaacaaaactaaCGATACCCCAAGATCctaatcaaaaatcaagtaCCTGGATGTACGAAaacccagaaacaaaaaaaaaattctggtgTTTGAATCTCATTTAAACAACCATTTCAATCTCATCACTTTAtctcttgttaaaaaaaaattgaatttttaaattattttatctttgttattattctttctttttcttcttttgtcttttgcttTCTCCCTCCACCACAAAGGCCGGCGGCGGCCAcaggcaagctcgagctcgccggcaCACATCTATAGCCATCGCCAAGTCCCGGCAActagtggaggaagaagaaaaaagaaaacactaaaaaaattaaacaataaaaaataaaaaaaacattgtaaaaaatgaaaagtgtgaaatatataaaataaaaaaacattaaagaaaAATCGGGACGAGCGAttccggaaagtgttttcacctctttagatttaggaattcactttccaaattttatgcatgaattttccgtTGACTGAAAGTATTTTCGGTTGATTAAGTTATTTTCGGGAAATCAAATGAGTGAAAGTTTGAAAAACAGCATATGCATTTTACCAATCTAACTTaccctctttcctttcttcattCTGAACCTCGTCCTTCAATTTATGGGTATGCCCCACCAATAAGCGTATCCCATGCACACCCATGGTTCGTGGTCTCAAACCACAATAGTATCAAGCGTTTgctaacaaattaaaatttaaggacTGTCTTCAAACCTTCTTTATTGTCATTCCTCATAATCATAGAAACACACTACACACTCAAGAAACGTCAGCATAAGAAACCCAGCAAAGGTGGCATGGGGCCTAGCTGAAATTTAAAACAGTAAATACACGAGATCAACTATAGTAATTGACCCGAAATATTTCAACTTAGACTAAGCTTAGTTCATATCGACAGAACTCGAAGCCATAATCTCTTAGATAAATACTTATGCAACGGGATAAGAAACTTTCGAAGCAATTCCACAAAGTCCACCTTCAACTCCAGCATCCCTTTGAATTCTCATATACCCTTCCTCGCCCCACGAAACGTCCCAAGAGTTCCTTATCAACCAGAACTTGGTCCCGTCCGTGTCCGCCCCGTACCCAACCACGGCCACTGCATGGTTCAAATTGGTGCCGCACGGGCCAGCGAAGACCCCGCCCTTGTAGTACTGGAACTCGGACCCGCTCGCGTCGAGCGCTACCGATACCGGCTGCATCGCCACGGCTGCCAGCATGTCGTCCTCGCTCGGGTTGACATCCGTGTAGGACGATATCTTGGCCGCAGCGACGGACGAGGCCTGCTTGTCGCAGGTGCCGTCGGCCCCGACGTACGGGTAGTCCGACTCGGAGCTGATGCCTTTGTTGTCGATGATGTACTGGAAGCCATTGTCCATCCAGCCGCCTTGGCAGCCCTGGTTGCCGCCGTTGGTGGCGCAGTCTATGAGTTGCTGCTCGGACAGGTTTGGCAGCACGCCTGAGGTGATCTGCGTGATCGCTTCCACCGCCGCCACCACGGAGAACGACCAACAAGATCCTGTCGTGTAATGATATAACTCGATAAGGAAAACTTCAAGCCGAAGCCCACACAATTAGCAGTAAATTTCTTACCACATTGGCCTTGGTACTTTATAGGGTTGACTGCACCGTTTTTGACCCAATCGACGCTGTCCGGAATGCTATTCGGACCTTGGTCCTGAAATGAATGGAGTTTGGAGGAATTCCTGCGTGTTGATGATGGCAATTTGTATCCTGTATATGTTGCCACAAATTCCTCGTTGGTTAAATCCGAGTACTTGTTCAATCCGAGCTCGTAAGTCCGGTTCGCCGCGCTGTTGAACTCCTCAACGAGCCGCAGGTTTTCCTGGAAAATCTTCAGACGCTTCGCCTTCTCGGCGTCGTCTCTATAGTCACGCCCATGCCGAGTCATCCACTCCTCGAACTTTTTAGTCACGGACGGGAAGTCGTAGGCACGAGACGCGGCGGTGTCCAATGCGCATGCACATGCACACAAGACAAGTATCAAGCATATGGAGAGATTTTTTGCGAGTATGGAAGCCATTTTTTTATGAAGATATATGTTTGTGCTGTGGAGAATGAATGAACGCATTAGGTGTATTTATAGAAGGGAAGATTACATAAATGGTCCCTGAATTCTTGCCGAATATGTAATGACATTCCTGAACTTTTGGGAcacgttcaatttagtccctaaattatatgaaaatgtt
This sequence is a window from Rhodamnia argentea isolate NSW1041297 chromosome 3, ASM2092103v1, whole genome shotgun sequence. Protein-coding genes within it:
- the LOC125314435 gene encoding zingipain-2-like → MASILAKNLSICLILVLCACACALDTAASRAYDFPSVTKKFEEWMTRHGRDYRDDAEKAKRLKIFQENLRLVEEFNSAANRTYELGLNKYSDLTNEEFVATYTGYKLPSSTRRNSSKLHSFQDQGPNSIPDSVDWVKNGAVNPIKYQGQCGSCWSFSVVAAVEAITQITSGVLPNLSEQQLIDCATNGGNQGCQGGWMDNGFQYIIDNKGISSESDYPYVGADGTCDKQASSVAAAKISSYTDVNPSEDDMLAAVAMQPVSVALDASGSEFQYYKGGVFAGPCGTNLNHAVAVVGYGADTDGTKFWLIRNSWDVSWGEEGYMRIQRDAGVEGGLCGIASKVSYPVA